AAACCGGCCTCGAAGGCGGCCAGGGTCCGCTCCAGGGGCCCGACGTTCTGCTCGCACAGGGTGTGGAAGTGCAGCCCCGACAGGCCGCGCACGTCGCCCGGGCCGATGTCGGCCCGGCGGGCGCCCAGGCGTGAGCCCGGGCCACAGGGGTCGTAGAGCGGGTTGGCGCCCTCGGAGTGCTCGGGGTTCACGCGCAGGCCGAAGTGCAGGGTCCGGCCCAGGCGCGCGGCCTCGGCCCGGGCCACGGGTTCCAGGGCCCGGCGCTGGGCCGGGGAGTTGAAGACCAGGTGGTCCGCCGTGGCCGCCAGATCGATCACGTCGGCCCGGGAGAAGGCGGCGGCGAAGGCGTGGACCTCGCCGCCGAACTCCTCGCGGCCCAGGCGCGCCTCGTGGGGCGAGCTGGCGCAGACCCCGCCGAGCACCCCGCGCAGCAGGGGGAAGACCCGGAACATGGCGAAGGCCTTGAGGGCCAGGAGGATGGTCGCGCCCGAGCGGGCCTGCACGTCGGCCAGCACGGCCAGATTGTCGGCCACAAGGCCCAGGTCCAGCACATAGGCCGGGGTGTCGGGCACGCGGTCGGGGTCGAAGCGGACCTGGGTGCGGCCGTCCACGGCTAGAGCTCCCGGACGACCCAGGGCAGGCCATGGACGCCAAGGGCCGCCATGAACGGGTCGGGGTCGAGCTGCTCCATGTTGAAGACCCCCGCGCCCGTCCAGGCGCCGGTGAGCATCATCTTGGCGCCGATCATGGCCGGGACGCCCGTGGTGTAGCTGATGGCCTGGGAGCCGACCTCGCGGTAGGCCTCCTCGTGGTCGCAGATGTTGTAGATGAACACGGTCTTCTCGCGCCCGTCCTTGACCCCGCGCATGAGGCAGCCGATGCAGGTGCGGCCCTTGGTCAGCGGGCCCAGGGAGCCGGGGTCGGGCAGCACGGCCTTGAGGAACTTCAGCGGCACGATCTGCTGGCCCTGGTAGTCCACGGCGTCGATGCGCGTCATGCCCACGTTTTCCAGCACCTTCAGGTGGTTCAGGTAGTTGTCGGAGAAGGTCATCCAGAAGCGCGCCCGGCGCAGGCCGCGCAGGTTGCGCACCAGCGACTCCAGCTCCTCGTGGTACATGAGGAAGCACTTCTTGGGGCCGATGCCCTCGGGGAAGTCGTAGGTCATGGACCAGGACAGCGGGTCGGTCTCCAGCCATTCGCCGCGCTCCCAGTAGCGCCCCCGGGCCGTGACCTCGCGGATGTTGATCTCGGGGTTGAAATTGGTGGCGAAGGGCTGGCCGTGGTCGCCCGCGTTGCAGTCGATGATGTCCAGGACGTGGATCTCGTCGAAGAGGTGCTTCTGGGCGTAGGCGCAGAACACGTTGGTCACGCCGGGGTCGAAGCCCGAGCCCAGCAGGGCCATGAGCCCGGCCTGGCGGAAGCGCTCCTGGTAGGCCCACTGCCATTTGTACTCGAACTTGGCCTCGTCCAGGGGCTCGTAGTTGGCGGTGTCCAGGTAATGGGTGCCCGTTTCCAGGCAGGCGTCCATGATGTGCAGGTCCTGGTAGGGCAGGGCCACGTTGAGCACCAGGTCGGGCCCGAAGCTTTTGATGAGCGCCACCAGCTCGGGCACGTTGTCGGCGTCCACCTGGGCGGTCCGGATGGGCCGGGGCAGCCCGGCGGCGATGGCGTCGCACTTGGCCTTGGTGCGGCTGGCGAGCATGATTTCGCCGAAGACCTCGGGCACCTGGGCGCACTTGTGCGCCACCACCTGGCCGACGCCACCGGCGCCGATGATGAGAACCTTCTTCATGGGAGTCCTCCCGGGGGTCGAGGGTGAGTGACTGTTTGGAAAATCCCTTGTCCCAGGCCGTCCTGCCCGGGTGGGCGGCGGCGCGAAAAGCATTCAGGACCGGCGCGTCGCGGGACGGACGCGCGGGGTTGGGTTCCCGGGGCAACGCGGCTGGCCGCCGTTTCGGGGCGGGCAGCTACCTGTAGAGGTAGGTGTAGCCCCGCATGCAGCGCTCGTAGGCCTTCATGATGTAGTAGCGCTCCTGGGGGGTGATGTTGCCGTCGCGCACA
This portion of the Desulfocurvus vexinensis DSM 17965 genome encodes:
- a CDS encoding carboxynorspermidine decarboxylase produces the protein MDGRTQVRFDPDRVPDTPAYVLDLGLVADNLAVLADVQARSGATILLALKAFAMFRVFPLLRGVLGGVCASSPHEARLGREEFGGEVHAFAAAFSRADVIDLAATADHLVFNSPAQRRALEPVARAEAARLGRTLHFGLRVNPEHSEGANPLYDPCGPGSRLGARRADIGPGDVRGLSGLHFHTLCEQNVGPLERTLAAFEAGFGDLLPGLDYVNFGGGHHITRADYDRERLVELVRGFRARHGLRVYLEPGEAVVLNAGYLVTSVLDVVPGGARPVAIMDTAVPCHMPDVLEGPYRPHVVGAGLPGEKAHTVGLGGPSCLAGDMAGDYSFDAPPVPGQRLVFTDMAHYTMVKNTTFNGVRLPSIVLYDPARDAFETVRRFGYQDFKSRLS
- a CDS encoding saccharopine dehydrogenase family protein yields the protein MKKVLIIGAGGVGQVVAHKCAQVPEVFGEIMLASRTKAKCDAIAAGLPRPIRTAQVDADNVPELVALIKSFGPDLVLNVALPYQDLHIMDACLETGTHYLDTANYEPLDEAKFEYKWQWAYQERFRQAGLMALLGSGFDPGVTNVFCAYAQKHLFDEIHVLDIIDCNAGDHGQPFATNFNPEINIREVTARGRYWERGEWLETDPLSWSMTYDFPEGIGPKKCFLMYHEELESLVRNLRGLRRARFWMTFSDNYLNHLKVLENVGMTRIDAVDYQGQQIVPLKFLKAVLPDPGSLGPLTKGRTCIGCLMRGVKDGREKTVFIYNICDHEEAYREVGSQAISYTTGVPAMIGAKMMLTGAWTGAGVFNMEQLDPDPFMAALGVHGLPWVVREL